The Paracoccus sp. MA DNA segment CCCATGCCCAGGTAATCGTTGCCGCACCAGACGGTGATCTCGGTCTCGGTGCCGTCCGGCCGCGTCCAGACCGCCTGCGGATAGGCCCCCTTGCGGCGTTCGATGTCGATGAAGGTCCGGTAGCGGCCCTCCTCGTGCAACTTGCCGATGGCCTGGTCGAGGGCGGCTGAGTAGTCCATGACAGATCCCTTGCCTTGCTTGAACTTGCTTGCTTGGGGGATCATGCTCCGATCCCGCGGGTCGTGACTTGATACGTGTCAATTCAAGGAAAATATAGCGCAAAAATGTCGCACTGGGACCAAGATCGCAGACAATTTTCTCCGAGAAAACCAATCAGGAAAGGCAGAGAATGAAGGACAATTCCAGAATCGACGAAGTGCTTTCAACGCTGGATGAGGAATTGCCCCGGGCGCTTGACCGGCTGGCCGAGTTCCTCCGCATCCCCTCGATCTCGACCGATCCGGCCTATGCGGGCGAGGTGCGGCGGGCAGCGGAATGGCTTTGCGCCGAGCTGGCCGCGCTGGGTTTCGACGCCTCGGTCCGCGACACGCCCGGCCATCCGATGGTCGTCGCCCATTCGCCCCGGGGCGACCGGCGGCCGCTGCTGTTCTACGGCCATTATGACGTGCAGCCGGTCGATCCGCTGGAGCTGTGGGAGCGCCCGCCCTTCGAGCCACAGATCGAGGACACGCCGCAGGGCAAGGTGATCCGCGGCCGCGGCGCCTCGGACGACAAGGGCCAGCTGATGACCTTCGTCGAGGCGTTCCGGGCCTGGAAGGCGGTGCATGGCAGCCTGCCCTCGGACCTGGTGCTGCTGTTCGAGGGCGAGGAGGAATCCGGTTCGCCCAGCCTGCGCCCCTTCCTGCGCGAGAATGCCGAAGAGCTGCGCGCCGGCATCGCCATGATCTGCGACACCGGGCTTTACGCCGACGGCCGCCCCGCCATCACCACCCAGCTGCGCGGCCTCTATGGCGACGAGATCGTGGTGCGGGCGGCCGACCGCGACCTGCATTCGGGCAGTTTCGGCGGGCTGGCGGCGAACCCGATCCAGGTGCTGGTCAATGCGCTGGCGACGGCCAAGGATGCCAGCGGCCGCGTCACCCTGCCCGGCTTCTACGACGGCGTCGAGGAGCTTTCGGACGAGCTGCGCGCCGATTGGGCGGCGCTCGGCTTCGATGCGGGCGAG contains these protein-coding regions:
- a CDS encoding M20/M25/M40 family metallo-hydrolase produces the protein MKDNSRIDEVLSTLDEELPRALDRLAEFLRIPSISTDPAYAGEVRRAAEWLCAELAALGFDASVRDTPGHPMVVAHSPRGDRRPLLFYGHYDVQPVDPLELWERPPFEPQIEDTPQGKVIRGRGASDDKGQLMTFVEAFRAWKAVHGSLPSDLVLLFEGEEESGSPSLRPFLRENAEELRAGIAMICDTGLYADGRPAITTQLRGLYGDEIVVRAADRDLHSGSFGGLAANPIQVLVNALATAKDASGRVTLPGFYDGVEELSDELRADWAALGFDAGEFLSRVGLKHPVGEAGRTGLEMIWNRPTFEINGISGGYTGEGFKTVLPAEARAKVSFRLTGAQDPERIRESFRAHVRAALPADCTVAFHGHGASPASRMDISDPAFAAAKAALTQEWGREAAYIGAGGSIPIAGDFKEILGMDSMLIGFARDDDRIHSPNEKYDLQSFAKGARSWARILAALA